From the Acaryochloris thomasi RCC1774 genome, one window contains:
- a CDS encoding DNA-methyltransferase has product MNRTLTLESCDRNRLFPRLIQDPTTLEELTGTIQGDCLKVAPQLPRHCVDLLILDPPYNLSKSFNGKKFSKRSVIEYSDWLEQLIVTLLPLLKPTATVYICGDWFSSASIFTVASEYLIVRNRITWEREKGRGAKANWKNASEDLWFCTVSNDYTFHADAVKIRRRVIAPYRNAEGEPKDWKATPNGKFRDTHPSNLWTDITIPFWSMPENTDHPTQKSEKLIAKLLLASSNPGDLVLDPFLGSGTTSVVAKKLGRRYLGIEQDEDYCLLVEQRLELAESNPNIQGFTDGVFWERNTLR; this is encoded by the coding sequence ATGAATCGGACCCTGACGCTGGAGAGTTGCGATCGCAACCGTCTTTTCCCCCGTCTGATTCAAGATCCCACAACACTCGAAGAGCTAACCGGCACCATTCAAGGAGACTGTCTCAAAGTTGCGCCTCAGCTCCCCCGTCACTGCGTTGACTTGCTGATTTTGGACCCGCCCTACAACCTGTCCAAGAGCTTCAACGGTAAGAAGTTCTCGAAGCGCTCCGTCATCGAATATTCAGATTGGCTTGAGCAGTTGATCGTTACGCTGCTGCCGCTTTTGAAGCCCACCGCCACCGTTTATATTTGTGGTGACTGGTTCTCTTCCGCTTCTATCTTTACCGTTGCCAGCGAATACCTAATCGTCCGTAACCGCATCACCTGGGAACGAGAGAAAGGCAGAGGCGCTAAGGCAAACTGGAAGAATGCTAGTGAAGATCTGTGGTTTTGTACGGTTTCTAATGACTATACGTTCCATGCCGACGCCGTTAAGATCCGGCGGCGGGTAATTGCGCCCTATCGCAACGCGGAGGGTGAACCCAAAGACTGGAAGGCTACCCCCAACGGCAAGTTTCGAGACACCCACCCATCCAACCTCTGGACTGACATTACTATCCCTTTTTGGTCGATGCCGGAGAATACCGACCATCCCACCCAAAAAAGCGAAAAGTTGATTGCCAAGCTATTGCTTGCCAGCAGCAATCCAGGGGATTTGGTGTTGGATCCTTTTTTAGGTAGCGGGACGACTTCAGTGGTAGCGAAAAAGCTGGGTCGTCGGTATCTGGGTATTGAGCAAGATGAGGACTACTGCTTGCTGGTGGAGCAACGACTAGAGCTGGCAGAGTCGAACCCCAACATTCAGGGGTTTACTGATGGCGTGTTCTGGGAACGCAATACGCTGCGGTAG